A stretch of the Terriglobales bacterium genome encodes the following:
- a CDS encoding class I SAM-dependent methyltransferase, which translates to MPCTYTASVSLKRLFGKKEKQEHKIMRQVERRGEQLQPEYHRATPECPHPERWSMFDSMTAEVEVLEFLRTLITTLKPQLVVETGTFLAVSTLWIAEGLKANGFGKVVTCEFDPEVFAKAKEKIDASGLGEWIEYRNQSSMEIKVDGTIDLLYSDSDMPLREQEVRRFLSQMNPCGVILMHDASSHLKTVREAALKLECEGLISVVLLPTPRGLVVAQKREGRK; encoded by the coding sequence ATGCCATGCACGTATACTGCTTCCGTGTCGCTGAAACGTCTGTTCGGAAAAAAAGAAAAACAAGAACACAAAATCATGCGGCAGGTGGAGCGGCGGGGTGAGCAGCTTCAGCCGGAGTATCACCGGGCGACGCCGGAGTGTCCCCATCCCGAGCGCTGGAGCATGTTCGACTCCATGACCGCCGAGGTCGAAGTGCTGGAATTCCTGCGGACTCTGATCACAACACTTAAGCCACAGCTGGTAGTAGAGACGGGAACCTTCCTCGCTGTCAGCACGCTATGGATCGCAGAAGGGCTGAAAGCCAACGGCTTCGGCAAGGTAGTCACTTGCGAGTTCGACCCTGAGGTGTTTGCCAAGGCAAAAGAGAAGATCGATGCCTCTGGACTGGGCGAATGGATCGAGTACCGCAACCAGTCCAGCATGGAGATAAAGGTGGACGGAACCATCGACCTGCTCTACAGCGACAGCGATATGCCGCTGCGCGAACAGGAGGTCAGGCGGTTCTTGTCGCAGATGAATCCTTGCGGCGTGATCCTGATGCACGATGCCAGTTCGCACCTGAAGACAGTGCGCGAGGCAGCGCTGAAGCTGGAGTGCGAAGGGCTGATCTCGGTCGTGTTGTTGCCTACACCGCGCGGGCTGGTGGTGGCGCAGAAACGGGAAGGGCGGAAATAA
- a CDS encoding MFS transporter: MKKILQHRGLRLVFVANLVSMLGSGMNGAAVTWFILQATHTEVALGWMIVLQAVPAMLLMPFSGVIIDREDRRHLVMTLDVLRGVIILIVAVLAFTHHVRVWHVYLMYILVSAGFWVFWPTVAALVQELTPDSEFVHSNTFLLTGIQSGWLIAGAIVGFVYNHIGLGGVLLIDAFTYMISFACYFGVRKGRHVVHRPVAEKIAAVENSVLRYLGEMRDGWDHLRRSRYLSALAISWALFLGAMLTSGVITAPLSDRILHAGAVGYGWLNGGWAVGAVISAFYVYRLISFRGPRGALALGMAFLSLSFFVAPFTHIVPLAVLAYAISGSARGVAGIALSSNLMEIVPRHFMGRVQNTIYFAGTGLQIALALVVGAVAHRISLTLAFAIIGFLYFLAFLSAYWPIPTPAPVTETETIGA; encoded by the coding sequence GTGAAGAAAATCCTTCAGCATCGTGGCTTGCGGCTGGTCTTCGTGGCCAATCTTGTGTCCATGCTGGGGAGCGGCATGAATGGGGCTGCGGTGACGTGGTTCATCCTGCAAGCCACGCATACCGAAGTCGCTTTGGGTTGGATGATTGTGCTGCAGGCCGTTCCGGCGATGCTGCTGATGCCATTCAGCGGGGTGATTATTGACCGCGAGGACCGCCGGCACCTGGTGATGACCCTCGATGTGCTGCGCGGCGTCATCATTCTGATCGTTGCCGTCTTGGCATTTACTCATCACGTGCGCGTCTGGCACGTGTATCTGATGTACATCCTGGTTTCGGCGGGATTCTGGGTGTTCTGGCCTACGGTGGCAGCCCTGGTGCAGGAACTCACACCCGACTCGGAGTTCGTTCACTCCAATACTTTTCTATTGACCGGGATTCAGAGCGGCTGGCTGATTGCCGGCGCCATCGTCGGATTTGTCTACAACCACATAGGGCTTGGCGGCGTGCTGCTGATCGACGCTTTCACCTATATGATTTCCTTTGCCTGTTACTTTGGGGTTCGCAAAGGGCGGCACGTGGTTCACCGTCCGGTGGCTGAGAAGATCGCCGCGGTGGAGAACTCCGTGCTTCGCTACCTGGGCGAGATGCGAGATGGCTGGGATCATCTGCGGCGCAGCCGCTACCTCAGCGCGCTGGCGATCAGCTGGGCTTTATTCCTGGGAGCGATGCTGACCTCGGGCGTAATTACCGCGCCGCTCAGCGATCGCATTCTGCACGCCGGCGCAGTGGGATATGGATGGCTGAACGGCGGATGGGCTGTCGGTGCGGTGATCAGTGCCTTTTACGTCTATCGATTGATCAGCTTTCGCGGGCCACGCGGTGCGCTGGCGTTGGGCATGGCTTTCCTTTCTCTGAGCTTTTTCGTTGCGCCGTTTACTCATATCGTGCCCCTGGCAGTGCTGGCATACGCCATAAGTGGATCGGCGCGTGGCGTTGCCGGGATTGCTCTTTCCAGCAACCTGATGGAAATCGTGCCCAGGCATTTCATGGGGCGAGTGCAGAACACCATTTACTTCGCCGGGACCGGGCTGCAGATCGCGCTGGCGCTGGTCGTTGGCGCAGTGGCCCATCGCATCAGCCTGACGCTCGCTTTTGCGATTATTGGATTCCTTTATTTCCTTGCCTTCCTTTCCGCCTACTGGCCGATACCGACTCCAGCTCCAGTCACGGAGACGGAAACCATCGGCGCCTGA